A stretch of DNA from Deinococcus aerius:
CGGCTGCTTGAGGCGCTCAGTGAACAGGGCGAAGTTGTCGTACGGCTGAACGCCGCGCAGGACGCCTTCACGTTGGAAGTTGCTCAACCCATCACTCTTCCAAATGGGACTCCGCCCACGCTCTACGACTACATTAAAACGGATAGGGACGGGAACGCGCCGCCCGACGCATTTGATTACGAGGGCGCGAAGGATCATCGTCAGCGTTTTTTCAAGTGGCGCGAGAACAACAAGAGAGCTTCTCTCGACGACATGCCGGAAGGAATCCACCTCCCGCGCCCCGACTATTCGCTCTATTCCAGTCTGGTGGACATGCTCAAACCCCTGGATACCAGCGGTTACGCCGCCGCCCACCGGGAACTCGCTTCACAACGCTTTGGAGAACATATCGGAATTGCGCTGGAAGTCTTCAGCAGTGATGGTTTACCCCTGGAAAAAGCCGAGGCTGGCCTGAAAAAACGGCTCAAGGGTAACAAGGCCAACGAAGTTTCCATCGTTCAGATCTTCAACCCCATGACCGGCAAAGGCATGAACTCGCCCAAGGCCAACAGCATCGGGATGAATCAGGCGAAAGCGCCGCTGGTGCTGGAAGCCCTGAAGTACACGGGCTGGTTTGTGGGCGCCGTGGCCGTGACGCCGAGAGGGAGCAAAGACCTCAAGGTGCTGGTGGTCCAGCCCACCGACATTGAGCTGGAGACATTGCGGCAGGTAATGAATGCCTTTCGCCGGGACTTCATGGGCGGCGGAGCTATTCAGGTGGACATCCTCGCGGCGTTGATCCTGACAGAGACACTGTTGAAGTACCACGAGTCTCAGGAAGCGGACTGGCTCACTCCCATGGAAGCTCTGTCCGGTTTCCAGATCGCCTACTTCCAGAACCTCGGCAGCGCGAAGGGCGTGACGAACATCTCCTTCATCGCCCTGCCCGCCTGGGTGCGGCTCGACGGCGACGAGGCCGAAAAGAAGCGGCAACTCTGGCTGGACGTGCTGAAGGAGCACCGGCAAGTCATCCGCAATCTGGATGAGAGCCATTCGGAGGAGCGCAACCTGCTGGAGAAATACCGCGACTTCCTGAGTGGTCAGGACGTGCGGGCTTTTCTGGAGTTCCTGTCGGACTACGGGCCGCACGCGCTGCGGCTGGCCGACAGGGGCAAGTACGCGCTCTGGATGACCACGGAAAACCTGGGGAGGGTCCTGAACAACATGGAGAGAAACGACATCACCAGCATCATCACGAACAGCGGTTTTCAGAGCGTGGCCGGGGCGATCCGGCGGGCGACCCGCACCGCGCTCTACACCCGCAAACTCAGCGGCGACCGGACCTACGACGTGCATTACGGTCTGGCGCAGGAACTCAAGCGCAGCGCCGTGACCAAGCCGAAGTTCATGGCCGCCCTCGCGGACTTCGTGGCCGAATACATGACCGAGAACCTCCGTGCTGCCGACCGGGGCAAGCGTGGCCGCGCTCCCGTGACCACCGAGGACCTGCTGGAAATCGGCAGGCTGCTGGACGAACACGACCCGCAGATGGTGGCGATGCTGCTGATCGCCTACGGCTACGCCAAGGAGCCCAGAGAAGAGACGCCCGAACCCGAAGCCACCACCCAGCCTGAACCCAATGTGGAGGAACAAGAATGACCCTGCGTACCCTGTCCATCTCCGGCCTCGCCACCCTGAACCTGCACTCGCTCAACAACGAGGGTGGCGAGGGCAATCACATCCAGACCCGCATGGTGGATGTGGTGACGGCGGATGGTGAACTGCATCCCGTTAATGCTGTGTCCGGCGACATGTTCAAGCACATCTTCGCGGAGCATTTCCACGCCGTCGTGCAGGAAATGGGGCTGACGCTGTGCGCGGGCTGTCGCACGCTGAATGCGAACCGGTTGAACGCCGCCTCCGACTTCGAGCAGGCCACCAAGGGGAAGAGCAACGCCGAAGTCCTTGATCTGCTGCCGAATGCCTGTGCGCTGGATGACGTGGCCGGTATCCTCATCACGCAGGGTAACCGCAGCCTGGGGCGCAAGAGCGTGGTGGAGTTCTCCTGGGTGCCGGGCGTGCCGGAGAAGGTCAAGACGGGCAGCTATTTCCACGTCAAATACGATCCGCAGGGGCGGGGCAAGACGGGTTCGGACGACGGCAGCAACCGGGGGCAGGCCATCTTCCACCGGCCCGCATCCAGCGGTCAGTACGCGCTGGTCGCCCACCTGGAGGCGCACCGCATCGGCCTGAACGACATCACGCGCGAGTACGCCATCGACGAGGCCGAGCGGCATAGGCGTCTGACCGCCGTGCTGCGGGCGCTGACGCAGACCTTCCTCCATCCCGGCGGCGCGATGCGGAACACCCAGAGTCCGCACCTGACCGACTTCCGGGGCGTCATCACGACCAGCGACCACAGCGTGCCCGCGCCGACCGTCAGCGCCCTGAACCCCGAGTTCGAGGCGCAGGTGGAGCAGATCGCGGGGGCGCTTTCCAGAATGAGCGGCCGACCCATCGGCGTACAGAACTTCGACTCCCTGGGCGCCTTTGCCGAGGCGATGAGCCGAACCCTGCCGTCATGACCTGGCTGGTGGCGACGTACGAGCCGACGGCCCTCTTCAGCCTCAAAGACTCGCAGGCGACGAGTGCCGCTGGGAAATCCCTGCTGGTGCCGAGTCCCTACGCGGTCAAGACGGCCCTGATCGACGTGGCCGTGAACTGGCAGGGGGTGGCCTTCGCTCAGGAGGTCTTCGGCTGGCTGCGGCGTCTCGCTGTGCGGAGCAGCCCG
This window harbors:
- a CDS encoding DevR family CRISPR-associated autoregulator, whose protein sequence is MTLRTLSISGLATLNLHSLNNEGGEGNHIQTRMVDVVTADGELHPVNAVSGDMFKHIFAEHFHAVVQEMGLTLCAGCRTLNANRLNAASDFEQATKGKSNAEVLDLLPNACALDDVAGILITQGNRSLGRKSVVEFSWVPGVPEKVKTGSYFHVKYDPQGRGKTGSDDGSNRGQAIFHRPASSGQYALVAHLEAHRIGLNDITREYAIDEAERHRRLTAVLRALTQTFLHPGGAMRNTQSPHLTDFRGVITTSDHSVPAPTVSALNPEFEAQVEQIAGALSRMSGRPIGVQNFDSLGAFAEAMSRTLPS